CCGGCCTCGGTGCCGCTTTGGAAGCCGTTACACGCGGATACAAAACGTTACTCGTAGAACAGTCGGATTTTGCGAAATCAACTTCGAGCAAAAGCACGAAGCTGGTGCACGGCGGGGTGCGTTACCTCGCACAGGGTGACGTAGCACTGGTGCGCGAAGCCAGCATCGAGCGCGGATTACTTACCAAAAACGCACCGCACCTGGTACATAACACTTCTTTCGTCATACCGGCTTACTCGCTATGGGATAGCATTATGTATACAGTTGGCCTTAAGCTGTACGACTGGATGGCAGGACGCTTAAGTCTTGGCCGCTCGCGGCATATTTCGAAACGCGAAACGCTGCAACGCCTGCCCACACTGGCTACCAATAAACTATCTTCTGGCATTCTTTATCACGACGGGCAGTTCGACGATTCACGGCTGGCGATTAACCTGGTGCAAACCATCGCGGAGCATGGTGGATTGGTGCTGAACTATATGAAGGTGACTGGTCTGCAGAAAAATAGTAACGGCCGCATTGAAAAGGTAAAGTTGCAGGACGTGGAAACGAATACTACGTACGAAGTAAAAACCCGTGGAGTTATTAATGCCACGGGGGTTTTTGCGGATGATGTGTTACGCATGGACAATCCGGAAGCGCGGCATAGCATCGCTGCCAGTCAGGGTGTACATCTTGTGCTGGACCGCGAGTTCCTGCCGGGTAACGACGCGCTCATGATCCCGAAAACAAGTGACGGCCGTGTGTTGTTCGCAGTGCCCTGGCATAACAAAGTGGTGGTGGGCACGACGGATACGCCGGTAAAGGCGATCAGCCTGGATCCGGAAGCGCTGGAGCAGGAGATCAGTTTTATCCTGGCGACAGCGGGAGCTTACTTATCTAAACCGCCACAACGTGCCGATGTACGTAGTGTATGGGCCGGACTAAGGCCATTAGCTGCGCCGCAAGGCAATAATGAAAAGACAAAAGAGATTTCGAGAAGTCATAAAATTACGGTGTCGCCGGCTGGCCTGATTACGATCATCGGCGGTAAATGGACGACCTTCCGCAAAATGGCGGAAGATGTGATCGACAAACTGGAAGAATCGCATGGATGGCCCGTTACCAGGTCTGTTACAGACCGCCTGCCCCTGCATGGTGCCACAGAACGCGTGGATTTTGATAGCCCGATGTACTTCTATGGTGCCGACGCCCCGCAGGTGGAAGCACTGGCGAAACAGGAACCGGCCCTTGAAGAGGTGCTGAGCAGCGGGTTAGGCATCATAAAGGCGCAGGTAATATGGGCTGCAAGAAACGAAATGGCGCGCACCGTGGAAGATGTGCTGGCGCGCCGTATCCGTGCGCTGTTCCTCGACGCCCGCGAAGCTGTGCGCATCGCGCCGCAGGTGGCTGCTATGCTGGCCGCTGAACTGGGCTACGACCAACAATGGGAAGCGCAACAACTCAGGGAATTTAATGAACTCGCAAAGACTTATATGTTGAACTAAAGGACTGATAGAACAGGCATTCACGTCATGCTGAATTGAAGACCACGTTATCGGGAACAACCAAAAATCTGATATATCCTTTTACGCCGCGGCCGCAGGCATTCACCACGTAACAACAGGCCGGCCGCAGCTCTCCGACGAATGTTAAGAATAACAGCCAGGCTCCGCCAGGAAGAAAAACCACGCACGCCGGTAACAGAACTTAATACAAAAATCAATTGTTGAATGAAACACTTTTTACTATTCCTCACCTGCCTGCAGCTGTGTATTGGCGGCATGGTGCACGGTAACAACACAACACATCCCGCCTCCGGCCAACAGGAGGGAGATGTGGTGGTAAGGGGCACGGTTACAGGCGAAAAAGGCGAAGCGCTGTTCGGAGTGTCCGTGCATCTCAAAGGCTCTACCAAAGGAGCTACTACGGATAAAGACGGTAAATACCTGATTACACTGCCTTCCACAGGCGGTGTGCTGGTGTTCTCTTACATGGGCTTCATCGCGCGCGAAGAGAATATTAAAACAACGCGGGTGTTTAATGTTTCTCTCAAACAAGATCCCAAGGCACTCAACGAAGTGGTGGTAACGGCGCTCGGCATCAAACGGGATGAAAAGGCGCTGGGTTACGCCGCTACGGTGGTGAAAGGCGATCAGCTGACGGAAGCATTGCCGAGTAACTGGACGGATGCGCTGTCCGGTAAAGTGGCCGGTCTTAACCTGGTCCGCTCGAACGGTGGCCCCACAGGTTCTATCAAAATTATCCTCCGTGGTGAAAATAACCTCACCGGTAACAACGAAGCGTTGGTCGTAGTAGACGGTGTGATCGTTAGTGGCGGCGGTGTTGGCGGCAGTGGCCGGCGCACGGCGCAGGTGGGAGAGGCGGCTTACGGTACAGGCAGCGATAATATGCCGGCCGACTATGGCAGTGGTCTCAATGACATTAACCCGGAAGATATTGAAAACATTACGGTGCTGAAAGGCCCGGGTGCAGCGGCTTTGTACGGACAAAACGGCGCAAACGGAGCGATCATCATCACTACGAAAGCAGGTAGCACTAAAAAGAAAGGACTCGGTATCACAGTAAACTCCAACGGTTCCATGGAAACGGTTAACCGCTGGCCCGACCTGCAATATGAATATGGCCAGGGTACGGGCGGCAGCAGTTATTACTCGTACGGCGCCTCGGCCGACGGTAACAGCACATCGGCCACCAGCTCTGCTTACGGCCCGCGTTTCGCCGGACAAATGTACTTCCAGTACGACCCAACGATCCAGGACCCCGGTAAGGAAAGAACGCTGTGGAAACCGTACGTGAACTCTACCCGCAAATATTTCCAGCCTGGTAAAACACTTACTAATTCTATCAGCATGGACGGTGGTAACGACAAAACATCGGCACGTTTCTCCATCACCAATGTGCAGAACAGCTGGATCATGCCTAACACCGGCTACAAACGTACCACCCTGGCCTTGTCAGTAAACTCCAAAGCAACGGACAAGCTCACGATCGCTACCAAGATCAACTATACCAATAAGAACAGCGATAACCTTCCCGGCACCGGTTATGGTAACCAGTCGATCATGTACTGGTATATCTTCTGGCAGCCGAATGCTGATCTTAACTGGCTGCGTAACTACTGGCAGATTGGTAAAGAGAAACGGGCGATCGAATTCCCGTTCAGCTCTTTCCCGGAAAACCCTTATGCTATCGCGTATGAATTCCTGAACCAGTCTGACCGTGACGCAGTAACCGCGAATGCGACAGCTACTTATACTTTTAGTAAGGAGCTCAGTTTGCAGGTGCGTGCGTCGACTGACCTCAGTTACGAGCGCCGTGCGCAGTTGCGGCCTTATGATGCAGGCAGCCGTCTTCCCAAAGGCAGCTACCGCACACAAAATATCTTCTCGCAAGAGGTAACGGCCGACTGGTTACTGAAGTATGCGAAAAAGCTGAATAAAGACTTCGACATCTCTGCTACATTAGGTGGTAGCGCAATGCGAAACTTTTACAATAAGGATGAAGTGCGCGCGGATTCTCTCACGGTGCCTGGCGTATACAACATGGCTAACTCAAAAGGTCCTAAAATCACCCTGCCGATTGTTTCACGTTTCGGCCTGAACAGCTTCTATGGCTTGTTTTCCGCTTCTTACAGAGATTATTTGTTTGTGGATGTAACCGGCCGCCAGGACTGGAATAGTACACTGGCTACACCGCAGCGTACGGATAATGCCGGCTTCTTTTACACCTCCGCAAACCTAAGTTTCGTGCTCTCCGAAGTAACGAAACTGCCGTCGATGTTCGATTTTGCCAAGCTGCGTTTCTCCGCATCCAGCGTAGGTAGCGGCGGTACAATACCCTATTACACAGCATATGGTTACGAAAGCCCGTTGAACTTCGACGGTTATGCACAAAACCCCAACCTGATCACTAACCCGAACCTGAAACCTTTGCGCACAGTGACCTACGAAGTGGGTGCTGCCGCCAAGTTCCTGAAAGGCCGGGCCGGACTGGATGTGGCCTACTACATTGGTACTACGAAAGACCAGATCCTTACACGTACGCTGGATCGTTCTTCCGGCTGGCCATGGGCAGTGATCAATACCGGTACGGTACGTAACAAGGGCTTTGAATTATCGCTGAACGGCACACCGGTATCTACCAAAAACTTTAAATGGAATACCAGTGTTAACTACTCCACCAACCGTAACCGCATCGTAGATCTCCCGGATAGTTCGGTAGTGTTACGTACCGGCCCTATCGGTGGCGGACAGATCGTGGCAAAAGTAGGCGGCAGCATGGGCGACCTGTACGGTCGCGGATATTTAAGAGCGCCTGATGGACAAATCGTATACGATCCTACCAATGGCTTCGCACGATTGGCGAATGATGTACTATATCTCGGTAACACGATGCCTAAAGGTAAAATTGGCTTTAGCAACGATTTCAGTTACCGCCAGTTCCGTTTAAGCATGTTGTTCGATGCACAGTGGGGAGCAGTTGCACATTCACTCATGCATCATAAATTATCGGAGCAGGGTAAAACGACCAACACGCTGCCCGGCCGCGCCAGTGGCCTTATTGGCAAAGGTGTAATGGAAGACCAGGATGGTAAGTACGTACCTAACACAGTGGTAGCGACCGACGTGGATTATTACTATCGCTCTCATTGGGGCATTGATAACGCGGAAGGTAACACGTTCTCTACCGACTTCATCAAGTTCAGGGAAGCGCGTATTGATTATACCATTAAACCCGCCGTGTTGAAGAGAACTGGTTTACAACGTGTAACCGTTGGGGTGTATGGACGTAACCTGTTCATCTGGTCGCCATGGCCGATGTTCGATCCCGAGTTTGGTACCATCAGCGGTACAGATATCGTACAGGGATTTGAGATCGCGCAATTCCCGTCTACCCGCACCTTTGGCTTCAACGTGATTATCGGACTTTAATCTGCATGAACATGAAACAACTTACTTATAAGCTATCTGCGGCGTTCGTATTGGCAGTACTGCTGCTGACCGGCTGTACCAAAGATTTCAAGAAACTGAATACGAGCCCGAACAATACTACTGATGTATTGCCCGGACAACTGCTGGCGCCCGCTCTGGTAAACACGCTCACGTACAACCTGTCGCGCAACCGCAACTTCAACAATGAACTGATGCAGGTGACGGTGGATATGAACGATGGCGAGGGCCGCGTGTTCCGCTACGACTTCAATAATACCTGGGCCGATTACCTGTATAACAACTGGTACATCCAGCTCACCAACTTAAAGGATATGTACCGCCTGGCTGCCGACACAACCAGTCCGGAGTACAATAAAACGTATATGGGCATTTCGCTCATCTGCCAGTCATGGATCTATTCCCTGCTTACAGATGCCTATGGCGACGTGCCTTTCCGCCGCTCTAACCTGGGCCGCGACAGTCTCATTTATGAGCCGCAGTTTGATCAGCAGAAGGATATATACGCCGGCATCTTCGACAACCTGGAGCGGGCTAACGTACTGTTGAGTACCAGCCAGGCTATTGATCCCGCGTTTGATCCGGTGTATAACGGTGCGGTGTTAAACTGGCGTAAGTTCGGCAACTCGCTCTACCTGCGACTGCTGCTGCGTATTTCCGGTAAACAGGAGGTGGCGCAACAAGCGATCGCCAAGTTCCAGGAGATTGCAGGTGATCCTTTGGATTACCCGATTATCACGACTACTGCGGAATCTGCGATACTAAAGTGGACGGGCAAAGCGCCCTTCCAGAACCCGCTCACAACCGCAGTGCGTGAGCAGGACTACCGCGCACCAGGTATTGCGAGTTTCTTTATTGATCATCTCGTTGCCTGGAACGATCCGCGTATCAACATATCACTTGGTGCAAACGGGATTAACCGCTGGGGCATCGCACAGTCTACAGAAGGCTTTAAAGGCGTGCCCAGTGGTTATTTACCAGGACAAGGCGGCGCGAAGAAATCATATTTCCTGTCTAACACATCTACCACCTCCATGCAAACCGATCCGCTGGCAGGTATGATCCTGAATGTGGCAGAAGTAAAACTGATGCTCGCCGAAGCAACGGTGAAAGGCTGGTTGACAGCCACGCCTGCAGCTACTTACTACAACGACGGAGCGCGACTGAGCATTCAGCAATGGATGCCTACCTGGAACGTGGATATTGTGACGCACCTCACCAATGCAGATATGCAATGGAATGATGCGGAAACGCTGGAGGAGAAGATGGAAAAGATCCACCTGCAAAAATACTACGCACTGTTCATGACCGACCTGCAACAGTGGTTCGAGTACCGTCGCACCGGTCATCCCAACCTGCCGAAAGGCCCGGGGCTGGCGAACAATGGCGTAATGCCGGCACGCTTCAATTACCCGGTGTATGTGCAATCGGCTAATCCAACGAATTATAAACTGGCCATAGCAGCGCAAGGTCCGGACGACATCTCCACACAAGTATGGTGGCAGAAACCGTAAATCAACTCATGAAACAACGCATTATGAAGAATTTGCTGAAATATATCATCATATTGGTACTGGCGGCTGGCTGGTTCGCCTGTAACAAGGAGGGCAACTACCCCGGTTCCTCCATCTATCCATACCTGCCCATCTTCGATCTCAGGAACGTTTACCAGGGCAAGGATGTAACGCTGTCGAAAGAAACGATGCTCGGCTGCGATAAGATCACGGGCGTAGTGATTTCTGATCACTCGGGCAAAAACCTGCCCGAAGGGTTACTGATTATGCAGGACTATCGCCGCCTGAACCTGCTGCGCGGTATTGCAATTGAACTGGGTGCGGCTGCGGCTGACTATGTGCCGGGCGACTCCATCGTGGTAGAGCTGGACGGCGCGGTGCTTACCCGTAAAAATGGCATTCTGCAGATTACCGGGGTGACAACGACTGATATCACGAAAGTGGCGGCGAATGGCAGTATACCAAGGGTACGGGTGAACAGTAACCTCATCATCAACAAACCGGAGGATTATGAAAGTGTAATGTCCGTGATCGTGAAAGGTACATTTGTTCCGCTACCGGCACCTGGCGACCAGTTTACGGGAACGCACATACTGAACGACGGGTTTGGTAACCTGCCACTGGTAACCGCAGCTGGAGCTACGTTTGCGAGCGAGTTACTGCCTGCTATGTCTAATTACTCGGTGATCGTGCTTCGTAATGAAGCAGGCGAACCACAACTGCATATGCGCACGAAAGCAGATTACGAGGTGTTCAGCGCTTCGCTGGAGCTGCAATCGCTGATCATCACCGGCTTTTTGAACGACCCCACCATGGACCCTGCGTCCGACGGTAACTATGAATACGTGCAGTTCAAAGCTACGAAGGATATCAACTTTGCTACGACGCCATATTCTATCGTAGTGAGCAATAACGCCGGCGCCTCTACGCCGATTGGTGTGCCTGCACAGGGCTGGGCTACGGGCGGACAGCGTACCTACAAGTTTAATATCGCCACCGGTTCCGTTACAAAAGGTGAGTTCTTTTATGTAGGCGGCCGGTTCAAAACCATTAATGGTGTGAACTCTACGGATATATCTGCCGCGAAATGGGTGACCAATTATGACTACGTAGCCAAAGCCGGTGAAGGTTTCGGAAGTGCCAAGACCAACCTGATGGCCAATAGCGGCAATGCCTTTGGCATCGCGGTGTTTGAGGGCACAACGGTAACAGCCGCTTCCACGCCGGTGGATGTGATTTTCATGGGCGGCGGCGGATCGCTGTATGCTGCGCCGGCTTCCGGTTACCGCATCAGTAATAATGATTGGTACGATATACTCAATCCGTTGCAACCGAGTGTGCAACAGCCTTTCTTCCGCATGGGTACCAACAACCTGTTCCTGGCCTACAACGCCGGCGATGCAGGTGCGTTCGTGATGCTTGGCGGCGAGTACAGCATTCCCCTCCGCAAATGGACGCAGGTGCGCTCGCAGCGGAATATTTTCCTGACTAAAACATCGGTGCTTACAGAGATCCAGAGCGATTCACTGTCGACGAAGATCGTGGAGTAGCTTAATAATGATTGCACCAGCTTTACCTTTTTCCCCAACCGCCGTTGTGTCACTCCCTTCAACATCCGTGCAGGCCCCGGCCAGCACGCTGCCAAATGGATGTAGCCAACTAGCGGACAAAAATAAATCGTCATTGCGAATGAAATGACGCAAACTTCCGCGCTGATCTTCGCGTCCGTCTTCAGGCGGTTTTAGCGGAGACGGCACACGAAGTTTGCTTCCCGCCGGTCGCAATGACGATTTTTAAACATTCCCGAAACTTAGTGATTTCATAACACGACGTACATCGCCGCTAAATAGCCACCCGCTATTTTTGCGGCCTAATTTCTTCATATGCACAGGCGTAATTTTCTTTACCTCACTTCCTTATTAGGTGCAGGTATACTTACAGGAGCAGACAAAGCTTATTCAGCGATCGTGGGTGGTCGCGCTACCAAAGTAACCGGTAAAGTCACCGCGAAAGGTAAAGCGCTGAAAGATGTAGTTGTGAGCGACGGCTTCTCCGTAGTAAAAACCGACGCCAAAGGCCGTTTCGCTTTTACTGCCAGCGAAAAGGCAGGCTTCGTGTTCATCAGCGTGCCCGCCGGTTACGCCATACCGGTAAGTAAAGAAGGCATGGCGGCTTATTACCAGCCCCTCGAACCGAAAGATGCACAAAGCTTCGACTTCGCTTTAACACCACTTACAAAAAACGACAACGAACATAACTTCATCGTGTGGGCCGACCCGCAGATCAAAAATCAGCAGGATACACAACAACTGCTCACCGAATCGGCGCCCGATACCCGCGACCTGATCAAAAGTTATCCCGCCGACACGCTGTGGCACGGCATCGGCTGCGGCGATCTGGTTTGGGACGAGCACGACCTGTTCGACGAATACATCCAGGCCGCCGGTATGACAGGCGTTCCCTTCTTCCAGGTGATTGGTAACCACGACCAGGACTACCGCCAGGGTGGCGATGAAACCAGTGACCGCACGTTTAAAAAAGTATTCGGCCCAACCTATTACTCCTTCAATCGCGGCAAGGCACACTATGTTGTGCTCGATAACGTGTATTACCTCGGTAAAGAGCGCGAGTACAAGGGAATGATTACGGACGAGCAGCTGGACTGGCTGGCGAAAGACCTCGCTACGGTGAAGCCCGGCAGCCTGGTGATCCTCAGCGTGCACATTCCAGTGTACAACGAAGTCTGGAAACGCAGGGGCTACGAAGCGCCCGGTACCGGCTCTGTTACAGAGAACCGCGACAAACTGTACGCACTGCTGAAAAATTATAAAGCACACATCATGAGTGGTCACACCCACTTCAACGAAAACGTGATCAACGAAGGCGTGTTTGAACACGTGCATGGCGCAGTGTGCGGTGCCTGGTGGACCGGCTCCATCTGCGAAGACGGTACGCCCAGCGGTTATGGTGTGTACGAAGTGAAGGGAGACGAACTGAAATGGTATTATAAAGGAGTAGGTAAACCGAAAGATTACCAGATCAGCATTTTCCAGGACGAAATTGATCCCACCAACATCATCGCCAACGTGTGGAATTATGATCCGGAGTGGAAAGTAGAACTGTCGGCCGACGGTAAGTCGCTCGGTGCTATGAACCGTTTCGTTGGTTTTGATCCGCTGGCAGTAAAACTGTACAAAGGTGCCGGCATGCCGGTGAAGCGTAAGTTTGTGGAGCCTAACGCCACCGACCACTTATTCAGGGCCAATGTAGCGATCAACACCCAGGCGATCACCGTTACCGCAACCGATCGTTTCGGCACTGTATATACACAAACGCTAGAGCTGGGTGCCACCGGTAAACAGCCTAAAAAGTAATAAAGCCATATGAAGAACGCTATTAAAGGAGTATTGGCCGCCTGTCTCCTCATCGCCGCCTGCACCTCGCCTAAAAAGGCCACCACGCAGACTGACGTCGCCTTCCCTGCTTTCGATAAGGAAGGCCACCGCGGCAGCCGCGGCCTCATGCCCGAAAATACTATCCCGGCCATGAAAAAGGCCATCGACGTCGGTGCCACCACTTTAGAAATGGATGCTGCCATCTCCAGGGATAAACAGGTGATCGTATCGCACGACCCGTACTTCAACCACCTCATCACCACTACGCCGGATGGCAAGTCGTTCACCAAGGCGGAGGAAAAGCAGTACGCCCTCTATAAGATGACCTACGACGAGATCAAACGTTTCGACGTAGGCGCCAAGGGCAACCCTGGTTTCCCTGAGCAGCAGAAGATGGCCGTACATAAACCCCTGCTCGCCGATCTTATCGCCGCTTCCGAAGCCTACGCGAAGGAGAAAGGTGTAAAGCCGGTTTGGTATAACATCGAAACCAAATGCCAGCCCGCTACCGATAACCAGCTGCACCCCGCTCCACAGGAGTTCGTGGATTTGCTGGTGAAAGTGGTGGACCAGCAAGGCGTTACGGACCGTACAGTCATCCAGTCGTTCGACAGGCGCACGTTGCAGGTATTACACAAGCAACACCCGGCCATTAAAACCAGCTACCTGGTTGCCGCCACCGCCAAAAAGTCCCTCGGCGAATACATCGCCGAACTTGGCTTTACGCCTTTTGCCCTCAGTCCCTACTACACGATGGTAGATGCCGATATGGTAAAAGCCTGCAAAGCCGCCGGCATAAAACTCGTACCCTGGACAGTCAACGAAAAGGCAGAGATCATCCGCCTGAAGCAACTCGGCGTAGACGGCATCATCACCGACTACCCCAACCTATTTGCGGAAGCCGGTTTTTAACACACACTAACACTCAAGCTAATCGGCTGGCCAGGTAGGCTGGCCGATTTCGTTTAAGGCAATATTCCATCAGGATTATCCAATACTTCGCGCTTTTCAGTAGCCTTTTCGCCTCCGGTTCTAGAGGAGAAGGGATGGTTGGGTGATGGTTCAGTGATGGTTGGGTGATGGTTGAGCAGCAGGGTTTTACCCCGGAATGCACGTGGAATCGGGCGAGGTGTAGTAGGGGCGGGGCTTTTCAGGAGGAGTAGAGAGGGAATGATTGATTGGGGAGTGATGATATTTTACCATTTTTCCGCTACGGCCAGAAACGGGAACCGCCTTACAGGCTTGTGCGAACACCGCGCACGATGATGGCTTCACTTCGCTCGCGCTCGTGACGGATGAACGCGCTGCCGCTTCGCCGAAAAGCGAAACTGCCGTACAAGTGAGTGACACAACGGGGGCTGATCAAAGAAACAAAAGCCGGCTCCATAAAAAAGAAAACCGGGCATCCAGCTGGAGGATGCCCGGTTAAGCAGTATTATAAGTCGATTTACATCCACTTGATCTTTTGCTCCAGCGGGATGGTGCGTTTGCCGGGAGCGAGGGTGATGTCGGAATAGCCGAAATAGATCACGCCCAGTACTTTGTCTTCCTCGCGCAGGCCCAGGTATTCCTTCATCGAAGGGTGGTAGGCCATACCGCCCGAACCCCAGTAAGCAGAAATGCCTTCGGAAGCGGCCCCCAGCAGCAGGTTTTGCGTGGCAGCAGCGGCGGAAGCGATTTCCTCCAGTTCGGGGATGTTCGGGTTGGCACCGCGGCGCATGCACGAAATGATTACGTGCGAAGCCGTGTCGCCCATAGTGGCCAGCTTGTCGTAAGTGCCTGGTACATACGCTTCGCCGCGTACTTTCTTATACAGCTCGGCGTGATCCTGGCAGAACTGTTTTACCTTATCGCCGGCGAATACGTAAAAGAACCAGGGTTCCGTATAAGCGTGGGTAGGGGCCCAGTCGGCCAGTTGCAGCAGTTCCTGTATTTTCTCGTTCGGGATCTGTTGCCCGTTCATGCTTTGTGGCTTTACCGTGCGACGGTGAGTGATCACGTGCTTCAGGTAAGCAGGTTGTTCTGTAAATGTTGTCATCTTATGCTTTTTCTCGTTATCCTATCAATTTTGCTTTCAATGCTTCCGGCAGGCGCGTTACTTTGCGCTGTCCGTAATCGAAGCAGATCATCCCGGTTTTGCCTTCAGCAATGGGATGCTTTTTGCCTTCCCGCTCCGTACTCAGGCGATATACCAGGTCGAACCCGAAAGGGCTGAGTTCATCTGCCGTTACTTCCACGAGGAATACATCCCCGCGAAAGCCTTCGCCTTTATATACGATCGCCACGTCAGACATGATCATACCTACGCCGTATGCATCCAGCTCGGTACAACCAATATTGCCGAGGAATTGCAGGCGGGCTTCGTGCATGATGGAAAGGATGGCGTCGTTGCCTACGTGGCCGCCATAATTCACGTCCTGTATGCGAACAGGGATCTGTGTAGAAAATGTAAAGTGTTCGGGTATTGCGATCTTAACTCTTGCCATGTGTCTTAATTAATGTGCCTGCAGAAATGCCACCAGCTTCCTAAAAGCCTTTGCACGGTGGCTATAACCGTTTTTTTCGTGTGTCTCCATCTGTGCGAAGGAGCGGTCGGCGCCCGTTGGTTTAAAGATCGGGTCGTACCCGAAACCTTTGCCGCCGGTAGTGCTATCCAGTATCTCGCCTTCACAGATGCCTTCGAACTGGTGTTCTTCCCCGTTCAATATTAAAGAGATCACGGTACGGAAACGTGCCTGGCGATTCGTAACGCCCTGCATATTGGCGAGCACCTTCTTTATATTATCCGCAGATTCCTTCTGTTCACCGGCATAACGGGCCGACAGTACACCGGGTTCCCCGTTAAGCGCGTCGATTTCGAGACCAGTATCTTCCGAAAAGCAGCTTTTACCTGTCATTTTAAAGATCACGGTCGACTTTTCCCTTGCATTCTCTTCAAGTGTATCATGCGGCTCAGGTATGTCGATATCGATGCCCGACTCCTTCAGCGTAATGATCTCAAATTCATCACCCAGTACGGCACGGATCTCCTTTACCTTGTTGTCGTTATTGGTCGCAAAGACTAATTCCATTCCTTTTATATATTAAATAGTTTCTGAAGTCCGACCCACAAACGCCCTTTCAATGTTTTGTCCGACCCGATAAAACTGAGGTCGTGCGAGAACAGGGCGGTTACCTCGCCGAACGTGGTCAGCTGGTACACTGGTGCTTCTACGGCCAGCTGGTCGGGACCAATACCGAAGATCACACAGCGGGAAAACGGGATTACCTTTTGCCAGTCTGCCAGTGATAATGCAGTATAGTGAGCTACATTTGCCAGTGCCACGTCCTGCATGCCCAGCTTACATGCGTTTAATATATTGGTGAGCAGATTGAATGATTCGTCGTTTAAATACGCATCATTTTCATTTTGTATGAGCAGCAGTATGTTTTTTTGATTTTCGCCTAAATATTTCACTTTAGGCAGCTCTTTTTGCACCACCGGCCCTGCCTGCTTTTCTTCCGGAATAATAGGCTGGGTATACATTTTA
This genomic interval from Chitinophaga horti contains the following:
- a CDS encoding glycerophosphodiester phosphodiesterase, which codes for MKNAIKGVLAACLLIAACTSPKKATTQTDVAFPAFDKEGHRGSRGLMPENTIPAMKKAIDVGATTLEMDAAISRDKQVIVSHDPYFNHLITTTPDGKSFTKAEEKQYALYKMTYDEIKRFDVGAKGNPGFPEQQKMAVHKPLLADLIAASEAYAKEKGVKPVWYNIETKCQPATDNQLHPAPQEFVDLLVKVVDQQGVTDRTVIQSFDRRTLQVLHKQHPAIKTSYLVAATAKKSLGEYIAELGFTPFALSPYYTMVDADMVKACKAAGIKLVPWTVNEKAEIIRLKQLGVDGIITDYPNLFAEAGF
- a CDS encoding nitroreductase family protein gives rise to the protein MTTFTEQPAYLKHVITHRRTVKPQSMNGQQIPNEKIQELLQLADWAPTHAYTEPWFFYVFAGDKVKQFCQDHAELYKKVRGEAYVPGTYDKLATMGDTASHVIISCMRRGANPNIPELEEIASAAAATQNLLLGAASEGISAYWGSGGMAYHPSMKEYLGLREEDKVLGVIYFGYSDITLAPGKRTIPLEQKIKWM
- a CDS encoding DUF5689 domain-containing protein, encoding MKQRIMKNLLKYIIILVLAAGWFACNKEGNYPGSSIYPYLPIFDLRNVYQGKDVTLSKETMLGCDKITGVVISDHSGKNLPEGLLIMQDYRRLNLLRGIAIELGAAAADYVPGDSIVVELDGAVLTRKNGILQITGVTTTDITKVAANGSIPRVRVNSNLIINKPEDYESVMSVIVKGTFVPLPAPGDQFTGTHILNDGFGNLPLVTAAGATFASELLPAMSNYSVIVLRNEAGEPQLHMRTKADYEVFSASLELQSLIITGFLNDPTMDPASDGNYEYVQFKATKDINFATTPYSIVVSNNAGASTPIGVPAQGWATGGQRTYKFNIATGSVTKGEFFYVGGRFKTINGVNSTDISAAKWVTNYDYVAKAGEGFGSAKTNLMANSGNAFGIAVFEGTTVTAASTPVDVIFMGGGGSLYAAPASGYRISNNDWYDILNPLQPSVQQPFFRMGTNNLFLAYNAGDAGAFVMLGGEYSIPLRKWTQVRSQRNIFLTKTSVLTEIQSDSLSTKIVE
- the rdgB gene encoding RdgB/HAM1 family non-canonical purine NTP pyrophosphatase, which translates into the protein MELVFATNNDNKVKEIRAVLGDEFEIITLKESGIDIDIPEPHDTLEENAREKSTVIFKMTGKSCFSEDTGLEIDALNGEPGVLSARYAGEQKESADNIKKVLANMQGVTNRQARFRTVISLILNGEEHQFEGICEGEILDSTTGGKGFGYDPIFKPTGADRSFAQMETHEKNGYSHRAKAFRKLVAFLQAH
- a CDS encoding acyl-CoA thioesterase, whose protein sequence is MARVKIAIPEHFTFSTQIPVRIQDVNYGGHVGNDAILSIMHEARLQFLGNIGCTELDAYGVGMIMSDVAIVYKGEGFRGDVFLVEVTADELSPFGFDLVYRLSTEREGKKHPIAEGKTGMICFDYGQRKVTRLPEALKAKLIG
- a CDS encoding calcineurin-like phosphoesterase family protein — translated: MHRRNFLYLTSLLGAGILTGADKAYSAIVGGRATKVTGKVTAKGKALKDVVVSDGFSVVKTDAKGRFAFTASEKAGFVFISVPAGYAIPVSKEGMAAYYQPLEPKDAQSFDFALTPLTKNDNEHNFIVWADPQIKNQQDTQQLLTESAPDTRDLIKSYPADTLWHGIGCGDLVWDEHDLFDEYIQAAGMTGVPFFQVIGNHDQDYRQGGDETSDRTFKKVFGPTYYSFNRGKAHYVVLDNVYYLGKEREYKGMITDEQLDWLAKDLATVKPGSLVILSVHIPVYNEVWKRRGYEAPGTGSVTENRDKLYALLKNYKAHIMSGHTHFNENVINEGVFEHVHGAVCGAWWTGSICEDGTPSGYGVYEVKGDELKWYYKGVGKPKDYQISIFQDEIDPTNIIANVWNYDPEWKVELSADGKSLGAMNRFVGFDPLAVKLYKGAGMPVKRKFVEPNATDHLFRANVAINTQAITVTATDRFGTVYTQTLELGATGKQPKK